From one Notolabrus celidotus isolate fNotCel1 chromosome 2, fNotCel1.pri, whole genome shotgun sequence genomic stretch:
- the si:ch73-63e15.2 gene encoding protein strawberry notch homolog 2 isoform X1, with the protein MPTLPSALAMDGENYLHPEGPQLDSTMFSIPSSNMESSIFASSDSWGSFSQQAGYSIHCPMQSGNQQYHLNSSTTVTTPDVHMDIYPGFSDVDFPSLNPPMNGDFPQDLSCIDELSTNSLFSSPNDSLSEYADAQSFISTDNLDTVPTIWDVNTSTTTTPAQSQLELNGTGRFHGLASLDDITAIISTPPLGGFQVQSTQPPPEEEEDAEEEETEELGHVDTYAEYKPSKSTIGISHPDIVVETNTLSSVPPPDVTYTLSIAQSTINNGLLSALQLEAIIYACQQHEVILQNNQRAGFLIGDGAGVGKGRTVAGIIQENYLKGRKKSLWFSISNDLKFDAERDLKDIDAPNIPVHALNKIKYGDTATSEGVLFATYSALIGESQAGGQHRTRIKQILDWCKPDFDGVIIFDECHKAKNATSTKMGKAVLDLQNKLPRARVVYASATGASEPKNMIYMSRLGIWGEGTPFRTFDDFLHAIEKRGVGAMEIVAMDMKVSGMYIARQLSFSGVSFRIEEIGLDSDFKLVYNKAAKLWAEALQIFVRAADELGLVSRKSLWGQFWSSHQRFFKYLCIAAKVRCLVELAKKELLAGKCIVIGLQSTGESRTREVLDENDGHLDRFVSAAEGVFQSLVSKHFPSEKQRREKAPSNKRKRKPRGRQPKVPKHTVDSGGVINISDDSSTDSDGMDTDSNSSPDSLLDNDDVIFVNHTSCQTARIEEMKQGLLSKISELGKELPLNTLDELIDKFGGPDKVSEMTGRKGRVVRRPDGSVRYESRAEQGLTIDHINIKEKDRFMGAEKFVAIISEAASSGISLQADKRVKNQRRRVHMTLELPWSADRAIQQFGRTHRSNQVTAPEYIFLISELAGERRFASIVAKRLESLGALTHGDRRATESRDLSKYNFENKYGTKALDKITKAILGHIENKVPFPKGYPGGESMFFRDMKFGMMDVGIFCKESRFGISIEKDCSITKFMNRILGLEVHKQNYLFQYFTDNFDYLIEKDKKEGKYDMGILDLAPGNDEIYEEKQEHFLTAGNPQDGQVVLYKISVDRGMPWDEAYNRSLQLSSPDEGFYLSLKLRGNHPCVLLAEQGRGKNLIVYKPNIGKQSHPESLDNLQQRYRKVTPEEARDSWENQFTFSFKKCSHANWNGKCKKIEEGQECLQGMRLRQYHMLCGALLRVWKRVSDVVSDITSSSILQIVRLKTKQHNKQVGIKIPENCVARVREELLLMDTEVKKRRKEREQQAVEQRLAEERMRKMEQENKHLLANLFSQKPMLNQSLVPSVPQNQILKQKLNQNVLQRTHAAGTITQQLQRLQAQAQSSLQQPSQNSALLSLQRNPNQIQQRTHNSWPKNSSTSNTNQGPQSNMVSLNSQFYPQSFLPSFSHLKSPTLPLLKTTLPQRASSKNPLDEILDLTVSSSSPSPDTTEGRLHLDSLARHSAGFEDDFNLESLISSNTQHTAQIQTPLLLPQQQQQQQQQHLQATQQQNHNLLANNHHQDLLDFLKLPLSPQMPTQKASPSSSTSSCSSSASSTNNLVSHTSAGLLPTSALLPTSPSSSLFSSPSSSSSLFSNSSSCFSSPYLLPQSDSTSLSNGHCSSAALDVREALNSMLAEPDRKSVIKYRPQD; encoded by the exons GACTTGTCCTGCATTGATGAGCTCTCCACAAACTCCCTGTTCTCCTCTCCGAATGACTCACTGTCGGAGTATGCTGATGCCCAGTCCTTCATCAGCACAGACAACCTGGACACAGTGCCCACCATCTGGGACGTCAACACTAGTACCACCACCACACCAGCACAAAGCCAGCTCGAG CTGAATGGCACCGGCAGGTTTCATGGCTTGGCCAGTTTGGATGATATAACTGCTATTATCAGCACCCCACCTTTAGGAGGATTCCAG GTTCAGAGTACCCAGCCACccccagaggaggaagaggatgcagaggaagaggagacagaagaacTGGGACATGTCGACACATATGCTGAGTACAAACCCTCCAAAT CCACTATAGGAATTTCTCATCCTGACATAGTGGTGGAGACGAACACGCTATCCAGTGTCCCTCCTCCAGACGTCACATACACACTGTCTATTGCTCAGTCAACTATTAACAACGGCTTGCTGTCCGCTCTGCAGTTAGAGGCGATCATCTATGCCTGCCAG CAACACGAGGTTATCCTTCAGAATAACCAGAGGGCAGGCTTCCTGATCGGAGATGGAGCAGGGGTTGGAAAGGGACGCACTGTGGCAGGAATCATCCAGGAGAACTACcttaaaggaaggaagaaatcgCTCTG gttcagcatatccaatgaCCTGAAATTCGATGCAGAGAGAGATCTCAAAGACATAGATGCACCAAATATTCCGGTGCATGCCTTAAACAAG ATTAAGTATGGAGACACTGCTACCTCAGAAGGAGTCCTATTTGCAACTTACTCTGCGCTGATTGGAGAAAGCCAGGCAGGAGGACAGCACCGGACGAGAATTAAACAGATCCTCGACTGGTGCAAGCCAGACTTCGACGGAGTT ATTATTTTCGATGAATGCCACAAAGCCAAGAATGCTACTTCTACAAAGATGGGCAAGGCAGTTCTTGACCTGCAAAACAAGCTGCCACGGGCCAGAGTGGTATACGCCAGTGCCACAG GTGCCTCTGAGCCAAAGAACATGATCTATATGAGCCGCCTGGGAATCTGGGGTGAGGGCACACCCTTCAGAACCTTTGATGACTTTCTGCACGCCATCGAGAAAAG AGGTGTCGGTGCCATGGAGATCGTTGCCATGGACATGAAAGTGAGCGGGATGTACATCGCCAGGCAGCTGAGCTTCTCAGGGGTATCTTTCCGCATCGAGGAAATCGGACTGGATAGTGACTTCAAACTGGTCTACAACAAAGCTGCCAAACTG TGGGCCGAGGCATTGCAGATCTTCGTGCGTGCGGCAGATGAGCTTGGCCTGGTCAGCAGGAAGTCTCTGTGGGGGCAGTTCTGGTCATCTCACCAGCGCTTCTTCAAATACCTCTGCATTGCTGCCAAGGTCCGCTGCCTGGTGGAGCTGGCCAAAAAAGAGCTGCTGGCCGGGAAG TGCATCGTGATTGGCCTACAGTCTACAGGAGAGTCTCGCACCAGAGAAGTCCTGGATGAGAACGATGGGCACCTCGACAgatttgtttctgcagcaga GGGAGTTTTTCAATCACTTGTTTCAAAACATTTCCCATCtgagaaacagaggagagagaaggcgCCGAGTAATAAGAGAAAAC GGAAGCCAAGAGGTCGCCAACCAAAGGTACCTAAGCACACTGTGGACAGCGGCGGCGTGATCAACATCAGCGATGACAGCAGCACTGACTCTGACGGCATGGACACAGACTCCAACTCCTCTCCAGATTCCCTGCTAGAcaatgatgatgtcatctttGTGAACCACACTAGCTGCCAGACAG CcaggatagaggagatgaagcagGGCCTCCTCAGCAAAATATCTGAGCTGGGAAAAGAACTACCTCTCAATACCTTGGACGAGCTGATCGATAAGTTTGGAGGACCAGATAAAGTCTCAGAG ATGACTGGTCGTAAGGGTCGCGTGGTGCGGCGTCCCGACGGCAGCGTCCGTTACGAGTCCCGGGCTGAGCAGGGACTGACCATCGACCACATTAACATCAAGGAGAAAGATCGCTTCATGGGTGCAGAAAAG TTTGTGGCCATCATCTCAGAGGCAGCCAGCTCTGGGATTTCCCTGCAGGCAGACAAACGAGTGAAAAACCAGAGACGAAGGGTCCACATGACCTTGGAGCTGCCGTGGAGTGCAGACAGAGCCATTCAGCAATTTG GTCGCACTCACCGGTCCAATCAGGTGACAGCCCCAGAGTACATCTTCCTCATTTCGGAGCTGGCTGGAGAGAGACGTTTTGCCTCTATCGTGGCGAAAAGGCTTGAGAGCCTG GGTGCATTAACGCACGGAGACAGACGAGCCACAGAGTCCAGAGACCTGAGCAAGTACAACTTTGAGAACAAG TACGGTACCAAGGCTCTGGATAAGATCACCAAAGCAATCCTCGGCCACATAGAGAACAAGGTGCCCTTCCCCAAAGGCTACCCAGGGGGTGAATCCATGTTCTTCAGAG ACATGAAATTTGGAATGATGGATGTGGGCATCTTTTGCAAGGAGTCTCGTTTTGGGATCAGCATTGAGAAAG acTGCAGCATCACAAAGTTCATGAACCGCATCCTGGGCCTGGAAGTACACAAGCAGAACTATCTGTTCCAGTACTTCACCGACAACTTTGACTACCTAATTGAGAAGGATAAGAAGGAAGGCAAATACGACATGGGAATCCTTG ACCTGGCCCCAGGTAACGATGAGATCTACGAGGAGAAACAGGAACACTTCTTGACAGCTGGAAACCCTCAAGATGGACAGGTGGTTCTGTATAAG ATCAGTGTGGACAGAGGCATGCCCTGGGATGAGGCTTACAACAGGTCACTGCAGCTAAGCAGTCCAGACGAAGGATTCTACCTGTCCCTGAAG CTCCGAGGTAATCACCCGTGTGTGCTGCTAGCGGAGCAAGGACGGGGGAAGAACCTCATCGTCTACAAGCCAAACATTGGCAAACAGAGCCACCCTGAGAGCTTAGACAACCTGCAGCAGCGTTACCGCAAG GTGACTCCAGAGGAAGCAAGGGACAGCTGGGAGAATCAGTTCACTTTCTCCTTCAAGAAGTGCAGCCATGCCAACTG GAACGGAAAGTGTAAGAAAATCGAAGAAGGCCAGGAGTGTCTGCAGGGCATGCGCCTTCGTCAGTACCACATGTTGTGTGGTGCTCTGTTGCGTGTGTGGAAGCGTGTGTCCGATGTGGTGTCTGACATCACCAgctccagcatcctgcagattGTCCGCTTAAAAACCAAGCAGCACAACAAGCAAGTCG GTATTAAGATCCCAGAGAACTGCGTGGCCCGTGTGCGAGAGGAGCTGTTGCTGATGGACACGGAGGTGAAGAAGAGAcgaaaggagagagagcagcaggctGTGGAGCAGCGACTGGCTGAGGAGCGCATGCGTAAAATGGAGCAGGAGAACAAACACCTCCTTGCAAATCTGTTCAGCCAGAAACCCATGCTTAACCAGTCTCTGGTTCCATCTGTCCCTCAGAATCAGATCctcaaacagaaactgaacCAAAATGTTCTACAAAGGACACATGCTGCTGGAACCATCACTCAGCAGCTGCAAAGACTACAAGCCCAAGCCCAGTCCAGCTTACAGCAGCCCTCCCAGAACTCAGCCCTGCTGTCCTTACAGAGAAATCCAAACCAGATCCAGCAAAGAACCCATAACAGCTGGCCCAAAAACTCCTCCACGTCCAACACCAACCAGGGGCCTCAGTCCAACATGGTTAGCCTCAACTCGCAGTTTTACCCCCAGTCCTTTTTACCCTCCTTCTCACACCTGAAGAGCCCAACCCTTCCACTCCTCAAGACCACACTGCCTCAAAGGGCATCTTCCAAGAATCCCTTAGATGAGATCTTGGACCTGACTGTGAGTTCGTCTTCCCCCTCCCCAGACACCACAGAGGGCAGACTGCATCTTGACAGTCTGGCGAGACACTCGGCTGGATTTGAAGATGATTTTAACCTAGAGTCTCTGATCTCATCCAATACCCAGCACACTGCACAAATACAGACGCCTCTTTTGctgccacagcagcagcagcagcaacagcagcaacatttgCAAGCAACACAACAGCAAAACCACAACCTGCTGGCTAACAACCACCACCAAGACTTGTTAGATTTCCTGAAGTTGCCCTTGTCTCCCCAGATGCCCACACAGAAAGCCAGCCCTTCATCCTCTACCTCCtcttgctcctcctctgcttcctccacaAACAACCTGGTTTCCCACACCTCGGCTGGCCTCCTCCCCACATCCGCCCTCCTCCCTACATCCCCCTCCTCATCCCTCTTCTCAAGCccttcctcgtcctcctctctgttttctaACTCCTCCTCTTGCTTCTCCTCTCCTTACCTCCTCCCCCAGTCAGACTCTACTTCTTTATCCAACGGCCACTGCAGTTCAGCCGCTCTAGACGTCCGCGAGGCCCTGAACAGCATGCTGGCTGAGCCGGACCGCAAGTCTGTCATCAAGTACCGGCCACAGGACTGA
- the si:ch73-63e15.2 gene encoding protein strawberry notch homolog 2 isoform X2: MPTLPSALAMDGENYLHPEGPQLDSTMFSIPSSNMESSIFASSDSWGSFSQQAGYSIHCPMQSGNQQYHLNSSTTVTTPDVHMDIYPGFSDVDFPSLNPPMNGDFPQDLSCIDELSTNSLFSSPNDSLSEYADAQSFISTDNLDTVPTIWDVNTSTTTTPAQSQLEVQSTQPPPEEEEDAEEEETEELGHVDTYAEYKPSKSTIGISHPDIVVETNTLSSVPPPDVTYTLSIAQSTINNGLLSALQLEAIIYACQQHEVILQNNQRAGFLIGDGAGVGKGRTVAGIIQENYLKGRKKSLWFSISNDLKFDAERDLKDIDAPNIPVHALNKIKYGDTATSEGVLFATYSALIGESQAGGQHRTRIKQILDWCKPDFDGVIIFDECHKAKNATSTKMGKAVLDLQNKLPRARVVYASATGASEPKNMIYMSRLGIWGEGTPFRTFDDFLHAIEKRGVGAMEIVAMDMKVSGMYIARQLSFSGVSFRIEEIGLDSDFKLVYNKAAKLWAEALQIFVRAADELGLVSRKSLWGQFWSSHQRFFKYLCIAAKVRCLVELAKKELLAGKCIVIGLQSTGESRTREVLDENDGHLDRFVSAAEGVFQSLVSKHFPSEKQRREKAPSNKRKRKPRGRQPKVPKHTVDSGGVINISDDSSTDSDGMDTDSNSSPDSLLDNDDVIFVNHTSCQTARIEEMKQGLLSKISELGKELPLNTLDELIDKFGGPDKVSEMTGRKGRVVRRPDGSVRYESRAEQGLTIDHINIKEKDRFMGAEKFVAIISEAASSGISLQADKRVKNQRRRVHMTLELPWSADRAIQQFGRTHRSNQVTAPEYIFLISELAGERRFASIVAKRLESLGALTHGDRRATESRDLSKYNFENKYGTKALDKITKAILGHIENKVPFPKGYPGGESMFFRDMKFGMMDVGIFCKESRFGISIEKDCSITKFMNRILGLEVHKQNYLFQYFTDNFDYLIEKDKKEGKYDMGILDLAPGNDEIYEEKQEHFLTAGNPQDGQVVLYKISVDRGMPWDEAYNRSLQLSSPDEGFYLSLKLRGNHPCVLLAEQGRGKNLIVYKPNIGKQSHPESLDNLQQRYRKVTPEEARDSWENQFTFSFKKCSHANWNGKCKKIEEGQECLQGMRLRQYHMLCGALLRVWKRVSDVVSDITSSSILQIVRLKTKQHNKQVGIKIPENCVARVREELLLMDTEVKKRRKEREQQAVEQRLAEERMRKMEQENKHLLANLFSQKPMLNQSLVPSVPQNQILKQKLNQNVLQRTHAAGTITQQLQRLQAQAQSSLQQPSQNSALLSLQRNPNQIQQRTHNSWPKNSSTSNTNQGPQSNMVSLNSQFYPQSFLPSFSHLKSPTLPLLKTTLPQRASSKNPLDEILDLTVSSSSPSPDTTEGRLHLDSLARHSAGFEDDFNLESLISSNTQHTAQIQTPLLLPQQQQQQQQQHLQATQQQNHNLLANNHHQDLLDFLKLPLSPQMPTQKASPSSSTSSCSSSASSTNNLVSHTSAGLLPTSALLPTSPSSSLFSSPSSSSSLFSNSSSCFSSPYLLPQSDSTSLSNGHCSSAALDVREALNSMLAEPDRKSVIKYRPQD; this comes from the exons GACTTGTCCTGCATTGATGAGCTCTCCACAAACTCCCTGTTCTCCTCTCCGAATGACTCACTGTCGGAGTATGCTGATGCCCAGTCCTTCATCAGCACAGACAACCTGGACACAGTGCCCACCATCTGGGACGTCAACACTAGTACCACCACCACACCAGCACAAAGCCAGCTCGAG GTTCAGAGTACCCAGCCACccccagaggaggaagaggatgcagaggaagaggagacagaagaacTGGGACATGTCGACACATATGCTGAGTACAAACCCTCCAAAT CCACTATAGGAATTTCTCATCCTGACATAGTGGTGGAGACGAACACGCTATCCAGTGTCCCTCCTCCAGACGTCACATACACACTGTCTATTGCTCAGTCAACTATTAACAACGGCTTGCTGTCCGCTCTGCAGTTAGAGGCGATCATCTATGCCTGCCAG CAACACGAGGTTATCCTTCAGAATAACCAGAGGGCAGGCTTCCTGATCGGAGATGGAGCAGGGGTTGGAAAGGGACGCACTGTGGCAGGAATCATCCAGGAGAACTACcttaaaggaaggaagaaatcgCTCTG gttcagcatatccaatgaCCTGAAATTCGATGCAGAGAGAGATCTCAAAGACATAGATGCACCAAATATTCCGGTGCATGCCTTAAACAAG ATTAAGTATGGAGACACTGCTACCTCAGAAGGAGTCCTATTTGCAACTTACTCTGCGCTGATTGGAGAAAGCCAGGCAGGAGGACAGCACCGGACGAGAATTAAACAGATCCTCGACTGGTGCAAGCCAGACTTCGACGGAGTT ATTATTTTCGATGAATGCCACAAAGCCAAGAATGCTACTTCTACAAAGATGGGCAAGGCAGTTCTTGACCTGCAAAACAAGCTGCCACGGGCCAGAGTGGTATACGCCAGTGCCACAG GTGCCTCTGAGCCAAAGAACATGATCTATATGAGCCGCCTGGGAATCTGGGGTGAGGGCACACCCTTCAGAACCTTTGATGACTTTCTGCACGCCATCGAGAAAAG AGGTGTCGGTGCCATGGAGATCGTTGCCATGGACATGAAAGTGAGCGGGATGTACATCGCCAGGCAGCTGAGCTTCTCAGGGGTATCTTTCCGCATCGAGGAAATCGGACTGGATAGTGACTTCAAACTGGTCTACAACAAAGCTGCCAAACTG TGGGCCGAGGCATTGCAGATCTTCGTGCGTGCGGCAGATGAGCTTGGCCTGGTCAGCAGGAAGTCTCTGTGGGGGCAGTTCTGGTCATCTCACCAGCGCTTCTTCAAATACCTCTGCATTGCTGCCAAGGTCCGCTGCCTGGTGGAGCTGGCCAAAAAAGAGCTGCTGGCCGGGAAG TGCATCGTGATTGGCCTACAGTCTACAGGAGAGTCTCGCACCAGAGAAGTCCTGGATGAGAACGATGGGCACCTCGACAgatttgtttctgcagcaga GGGAGTTTTTCAATCACTTGTTTCAAAACATTTCCCATCtgagaaacagaggagagagaaggcgCCGAGTAATAAGAGAAAAC GGAAGCCAAGAGGTCGCCAACCAAAGGTACCTAAGCACACTGTGGACAGCGGCGGCGTGATCAACATCAGCGATGACAGCAGCACTGACTCTGACGGCATGGACACAGACTCCAACTCCTCTCCAGATTCCCTGCTAGAcaatgatgatgtcatctttGTGAACCACACTAGCTGCCAGACAG CcaggatagaggagatgaagcagGGCCTCCTCAGCAAAATATCTGAGCTGGGAAAAGAACTACCTCTCAATACCTTGGACGAGCTGATCGATAAGTTTGGAGGACCAGATAAAGTCTCAGAG ATGACTGGTCGTAAGGGTCGCGTGGTGCGGCGTCCCGACGGCAGCGTCCGTTACGAGTCCCGGGCTGAGCAGGGACTGACCATCGACCACATTAACATCAAGGAGAAAGATCGCTTCATGGGTGCAGAAAAG TTTGTGGCCATCATCTCAGAGGCAGCCAGCTCTGGGATTTCCCTGCAGGCAGACAAACGAGTGAAAAACCAGAGACGAAGGGTCCACATGACCTTGGAGCTGCCGTGGAGTGCAGACAGAGCCATTCAGCAATTTG GTCGCACTCACCGGTCCAATCAGGTGACAGCCCCAGAGTACATCTTCCTCATTTCGGAGCTGGCTGGAGAGAGACGTTTTGCCTCTATCGTGGCGAAAAGGCTTGAGAGCCTG GGTGCATTAACGCACGGAGACAGACGAGCCACAGAGTCCAGAGACCTGAGCAAGTACAACTTTGAGAACAAG TACGGTACCAAGGCTCTGGATAAGATCACCAAAGCAATCCTCGGCCACATAGAGAACAAGGTGCCCTTCCCCAAAGGCTACCCAGGGGGTGAATCCATGTTCTTCAGAG ACATGAAATTTGGAATGATGGATGTGGGCATCTTTTGCAAGGAGTCTCGTTTTGGGATCAGCATTGAGAAAG acTGCAGCATCACAAAGTTCATGAACCGCATCCTGGGCCTGGAAGTACACAAGCAGAACTATCTGTTCCAGTACTTCACCGACAACTTTGACTACCTAATTGAGAAGGATAAGAAGGAAGGCAAATACGACATGGGAATCCTTG ACCTGGCCCCAGGTAACGATGAGATCTACGAGGAGAAACAGGAACACTTCTTGACAGCTGGAAACCCTCAAGATGGACAGGTGGTTCTGTATAAG ATCAGTGTGGACAGAGGCATGCCCTGGGATGAGGCTTACAACAGGTCACTGCAGCTAAGCAGTCCAGACGAAGGATTCTACCTGTCCCTGAAG CTCCGAGGTAATCACCCGTGTGTGCTGCTAGCGGAGCAAGGACGGGGGAAGAACCTCATCGTCTACAAGCCAAACATTGGCAAACAGAGCCACCCTGAGAGCTTAGACAACCTGCAGCAGCGTTACCGCAAG GTGACTCCAGAGGAAGCAAGGGACAGCTGGGAGAATCAGTTCACTTTCTCCTTCAAGAAGTGCAGCCATGCCAACTG GAACGGAAAGTGTAAGAAAATCGAAGAAGGCCAGGAGTGTCTGCAGGGCATGCGCCTTCGTCAGTACCACATGTTGTGTGGTGCTCTGTTGCGTGTGTGGAAGCGTGTGTCCGATGTGGTGTCTGACATCACCAgctccagcatcctgcagattGTCCGCTTAAAAACCAAGCAGCACAACAAGCAAGTCG GTATTAAGATCCCAGAGAACTGCGTGGCCCGTGTGCGAGAGGAGCTGTTGCTGATGGACACGGAGGTGAAGAAGAGAcgaaaggagagagagcagcaggctGTGGAGCAGCGACTGGCTGAGGAGCGCATGCGTAAAATGGAGCAGGAGAACAAACACCTCCTTGCAAATCTGTTCAGCCAGAAACCCATGCTTAACCAGTCTCTGGTTCCATCTGTCCCTCAGAATCAGATCctcaaacagaaactgaacCAAAATGTTCTACAAAGGACACATGCTGCTGGAACCATCACTCAGCAGCTGCAAAGACTACAAGCCCAAGCCCAGTCCAGCTTACAGCAGCCCTCCCAGAACTCAGCCCTGCTGTCCTTACAGAGAAATCCAAACCAGATCCAGCAAAGAACCCATAACAGCTGGCCCAAAAACTCCTCCACGTCCAACACCAACCAGGGGCCTCAGTCCAACATGGTTAGCCTCAACTCGCAGTTTTACCCCCAGTCCTTTTTACCCTCCTTCTCACACCTGAAGAGCCCAACCCTTCCACTCCTCAAGACCACACTGCCTCAAAGGGCATCTTCCAAGAATCCCTTAGATGAGATCTTGGACCTGACTGTGAGTTCGTCTTCCCCCTCCCCAGACACCACAGAGGGCAGACTGCATCTTGACAGTCTGGCGAGACACTCGGCTGGATTTGAAGATGATTTTAACCTAGAGTCTCTGATCTCATCCAATACCCAGCACACTGCACAAATACAGACGCCTCTTTTGctgccacagcagcagcagcagcaacagcagcaacatttgCAAGCAACACAACAGCAAAACCACAACCTGCTGGCTAACAACCACCACCAAGACTTGTTAGATTTCCTGAAGTTGCCCTTGTCTCCCCAGATGCCCACACAGAAAGCCAGCCCTTCATCCTCTACCTCCtcttgctcctcctctgcttcctccacaAACAACCTGGTTTCCCACACCTCGGCTGGCCTCCTCCCCACATCCGCCCTCCTCCCTACATCCCCCTCCTCATCCCTCTTCTCAAGCccttcctcgtcctcctctctgttttctaACTCCTCCTCTTGCTTCTCCTCTCCTTACCTCCTCCCCCAGTCAGACTCTACTTCTTTATCCAACGGCCACTGCAGTTCAGCCGCTCTAGACGTCCGCGAGGCCCTGAACAGCATGCTGGCTGAGCCGGACCGCAAGTCTGTCATCAAGTACCGGCCACAGGACTGA